The following is a genomic window from Opitutus sp. GAS368.
CCTTTCCCCCCTCGCCGGGTTTTTCGGCGGCGCCCTCCTGATGTTCCTGCTCACGATGCTCATTCACCGGCTCCGGCCCCGGACGGTGAACAACGTGTTTGGCAAGCTGCAGCTCCTCAGCGCCGGGTTCATGGCGCACAGCCACGGCTCCAACGACGCGCAAAAGACGATGGGCATCATCGCCCTCGCCCTGTTCACCGGCACGAAGAGCGGCTCCTTCGACCAGCTGCCGGTGTGGGCCTCCTTTCTCCGCACCCCCGAGTTCGCGATCAACCAGTGGGTCATCATCACCTGCGCGCTCGTCATGGCCGCCGGCACGGCCGCGGGCGGGTGGCGCATCATCCGCACCCTGGGCCACAAGATGGTCAAGCTGCAGCCGGTGCACGGCTTCGCGGCCGAGACGACCTCCGCCCTGATCCTGCATTCCGCGTCGGTGGCGGGCATTCCCCTTTCGACGACCCACGCCATCACCACCTCGATCATGGGCGTGGGTGTCGCCAAGCGCGCCGGCGCCCTCAAGTGGAACGTGGTCGAGCGCATCCTCTGGGCCTGGGTCTTCACCCTGCCTGTCTGCGGCCTGCTCGGCTACCTGACCCAGCGCCTCTGCGGCGCGCTCGGCTACCACTGATCCGTGTAGGGGCGTGGCTTGACCACGCCCGGGCGCCGTCAAGCGGCGCCCCTACATTTCACACCGGCGGGTTGGAGCCGGTCGTCGGCAGCATGTCCTGCTTGCCGATGTCGCTGTGGCGGATGTCCAGCCCCTTCGAGAGGAACACCATTTCCTCCGCGATGTTGGTCGCGTGGTCGGCGATGCGCTCGATCGACTTGGAAATGAACATGAGCTCGAGCGCCCGGGCGATCGTCTCCGGCTTCTCGATCATGTAGCTGGTCAGCCGGCGGTAGAGCAGCCGGTTGAGGTTGTCCACCTCGGGGTCGCGGCGGATGACGCTGAGCGCCTTCTGCTCGTCCTCCTGCACGAAGCAGTCGAGGGCGTCGCGCAGCATCTCCAGGGCGATCTTCGACATGCGCGGTAGGTCGGCGTAGAGCTCGAGGCGCGGCTCGATGGCCAGCTTGCGCGAGCGGCGGGCGATGCCGGTGGCCTCGTCCCCCACCCGCTCCAGGTCGTGGCTGGCCTTCATGCCGACCACGATGAGGCGGAGCTCCGAGGCGACGGGCCCGCGCAGGGTCATGTAGCGGATGGCCTCGTCGTCAATCTGCACCTCCAGCTTGTCCAGCTCGTCGTCGGCCGCGATGACCTTGTCCGCGAGGGCGATGTCCGCGTCCATCAAGGCCTTCATGGCGAGGCGGGTCTGGTCCATGGCGCGCTCGCCCATCTGCAGCAGGTGGGAGCGGAAGTTTTCCAGTTCGGCGTCGAAGAATCGT
Proteins encoded in this region:
- a CDS encoding inorganic phosphate transporter; protein product: MTIFLIVLLTALVFEYINGFHDAANAIATVVSTKVLTPRQAIALAAVFNLIGALMGTAVASTIGKGLVDTNVVTMITIFSGLVGAIIWNLVTWWFGLPSSSSHALIGGLCGAALASANDDWNVLNWATGLWPKVVLPMILSPLAGFFGGALLMFLLTMLIHRLRPRTVNNVFGKLQLLSAGFMAHSHGSNDAQKTMGIIALALFTGTKSGSFDQLPVWASFLRTPEFAINQWVIITCALVMAAGTAAGGWRIIRTLGHKMVKLQPVHGFAAETTSALILHSASVAGIPLSTTHAITTSIMGVGVAKRAGALKWNVVERILWAWVFTLPVCGLLGYLTQRLCGALGYH
- the phoU gene encoding phosphate signaling complex protein PhoU codes for the protein MKRFFDAELENFRSHLLQMGERAMDQTRLAMKALMDADIALADKVIAADDELDKLEVQIDDEAIRYMTLRGPVASELRLIVVGMKASHDLERVGDEATGIARRSRKLAIEPRLELYADLPRMSKIALEMLRDALDCFVQEDEQKALSVIRRDPEVDNLNRLLYRRLTSYMIEKPETIARALELMFISKSIERIADHATNIAEEMVFLSKGLDIRHSDIGKQDMLPTTGSNPPV